The Spirochaeta lutea region TATTTCTATTGCTTCTCTCGCTGTATATATTTGATTTTTTGATTTTGAAAAGTCTTTATAATTCCTGGTAATGATGAAATCCAATTCTTCCTTAGTAGCCAATTCATCAATCACTGCATCTTCATAATCATTGATATCTGAATCCAATGATTTTCTTAGTATAGTTTCATTTGGTGAAAGCACCGATAAATTATCCAATAAATTATTAATAATTCTGTTTCTTTTATTAATTGTGGCTTTATCCTTCTCCAAAAAATATGACAGCGTTGTTATTTCATGTGCCGCGATATATCCTTTTATAATTCTTCGGCTACATAAGTCATAAATCACCAATGCTGATTCATGATCCATTCGTTTATTCAGCATGTCGATGA contains the following coding sequences:
- a CDS encoding PIN domain-containing protein, with the translated sequence MKRVLIDLNIIIDMLNKRMDHESALVIYDLCSRRIIKGYIAAHEITTLSYFLEKDKATINKRNRIINNLLDNLSVLSPNETILRKSLDSDINDYEDAVIDELATKEELDFIITRNYKDFSKSKNQIYTAREAIEILK